GACCTTAGAGGAGAGCTATCATCTGTGGCTGTTGGTGCCCCAGCAGAGGATGGTTACAATTGGAGGAAGTATGGACAGAAACAGGTCAAGGGTAGTGAGTACCCTAGAAGTTATTACAAATGCACTCATCTAAACTGTCAGGTAAAGAAAAAGGTGGAACGCTCTCAAGAGGGTCACTTCACAGAGATTATCTACAAGGGTGAACACAATCATCCCAAGCCTCCTCCAAATCGCCGATCTGGTGTTTTGTTGTCCAACCCATTTAATGATGCAGAAATTGATGGTTCTGATCAACCTGGATCACAAATGACTACTGATAGCAAGCCCATGTGGGTGGGTAGAAACATGGGGAATGAAGGACACGATTGGCAGGGTGACCTGGAGGCTACGTCATCTGCCCATGTCACTGCTGAATGTTGTGACCCCTCAGCTGCCGTGCAACGGAGACCAGATGGACCACGTTTATCCTCAGATGCTATAGATGTTTCATCCACAATGTCCAGTGGTGAAGATGAGGATGACCAGGCCACCCATGGCAGTGTATCACTGGGCTGTGATGGTGAGGGAGATGAGACCGAATCGAAAAGACCGTAAGCATTTGTTCTTTTTTAAAATGAACTTTTTGTCGCTAAACTTGAGCGAAATTTCTCAATTGAGCTGTATTTAACCACATACTTTCCTTTTTTAATATACGGTGACTTGGATATGTTCTATTTCAGGAAGCTAGACACCAGTGCTATTGAGATGAATGCAGCTTCCAGGGCAGTTCGTGAACCAAGGGTTGTGGTTCAGACAACCAGTGAGGTTGATATCCTTGATGATGGGTATCGTTGGCGCAAATATGGACAGAAGGTGGTCAAAGGAAATCCAAATCCAAGGTATCATTTTGAACTGTATCACAATGATTTTGCAGAATGGTGGTGCAAATCTGATTGTGGAAACTACACAAATTTCAAACTTTATCCTTGCTAGATCCACTTGTGCATATTTGGCCATTTATTGAAAGAGAATTTTGAAACTTCCCCTGAATGATtcttttttcttgtgtgtttgcAGAAGCTATTATAAGTGCACACATCCAGGTTGTAATGTTCGAAAACATGTAGAGAGGGCAGCACATGATCTGAAGTCAGTCATCACAACGTATGAGGGCAAACACAACCACGATGTCCCTGCTGCAAGAAATAGTGGTCACCCCAGCTCTTCTCCTTCCAATACCACATCAAATGCAGGACCTCAACCTCATGGCCTGCTTCCAAGAGCAGAATCGACCCAAGGTGGTTTGGTGAGGTTTGAAGGCCATGCACCTCTTGGCACATTTGGCCTCCCTGGAATGGAGCAGCTTAGACCACCAACCAGCTTCTCTTTTGCGATGGGCCAACCGGGCCTAATGAACCTCGCCATGGCTGGCTTTGGTCCTCTAGCTCCGACGAAGATGTCAGTTCCCCCTTCAGTTCACTCGTATATAGGGCATGGCCCGCCTGTTGAAGGACTCATGATACCCAAAGGAGAGCCCAACGAGGAACCAATGCCAGAGACGAGGCTGCCCATGCTAAATGGAGGTCCAGTGTACCATCAGATGACAATGAACGGCGTGCCTCTAAGACCCCAGCTGTAAATAACACTATaggaaaaatagatgttatgcatACCTGAGAAGAAAATTTTGCTTTTGCTCTTGTCCCTTCCAGTTATAGAATGCAAACAGTTTCTGCTTTCATCTTCAGCAGGACCATAAAAAATAATGTCTAAATTAGCGAGACAGTTCTCGTGTTTGTATCAAGTGTTGTGCCAAAGAATGTGACTCAGGAACTGGGTTTGTGGATGTGTATCTCTGATTTAATTCCTTTGAGAACATGAATGTAAAGCATATATTGTATCTTTTATAGAGCTTGACATGTGGTTAAAAAAAAAGCCAACTTCATTTACATTACTCCAGATTGTTTTTTCAGTCTCTGGAGGACTGGCAACATGTGAATCTATGTGTACTGTCATTAAAATCATGTAAATTTTCTCCAAGTTTGTTAAAGTAGGTTGGCAGCAGTAGGAAGTCTCTCAAAGTGAACTCCAATTTGCAAGCTCTGCCAAGGTTCCAGATGTACACTTCTGTCAAATGACACATCTGTAATCAGACTTGGAAGAGCATTTTTCCTTCTTGTCCAGTTTTCTTTGGCATCAAAATGAGACACACtaatttaagagagagagagagaatgaagaaAATTGATTGCAATTTTAGAGGAAAACCCTTCCAACAAGCTTCCAGGGGATTCTTCAGCAAAATAAGTTGTAAGTTATCCACAGATCAAAGGTGTTATAAACTTTCGCATTCTGTGATGAGACATTAAAGGATCATGCAGTAAGACTTTTTACCTCAGGTCCTCCGTAATTGACACATACAATGTACCGTTCAATACGAACGGTATATACCTATCCGATAGAGCATGATGGTATATTGATATTAGTTAGCTCGATATGTATTATATCGATAACTGATCGATATATCGGTACAGACCGATAATGCTAATCATGACAGTTATTATAAAATCAAATATCTACATGATGAGGGACTATTGATGCTGGAGTTGTTTGGCAATTGGATTGCGCCCAGCATGGAGacaaagaacaataaaaaaaaaagagtattaatTTCAACTACTCAAGGAAGGGCACATGGATCCTCTTCACTCATCAGCTTTACACCCTCTTAAATCATCAAACCTATCTCTCTCTGAATGGAGAGCTAAGTGCGTGTATATTAACTCTCATCCGACCTCATAACGGCATGGATTATACATTAGGCTGTTCATTGTATCCGTGAGGAATTGGATCCTACTAAATGACTCTCAAACTAATTCTTCCTTCTTATTAGTTTATACACCCAAATCCTTAGTTTTTTCTTTCTGCCTTTAGCTTATTTCCTCTAATTCTGCCCACTAAAAATGAGTTACATAAGCCTATCTGTGTATTATCgatttcctttttttctctttctctcttttcttcctctcctctctatttctctcacCAAAAAACACAGACAATATTGGTTGCATATCCTATTTGTATATAACCTCAATGATCATGAACAAGCAGTGTCATAGGATACGATGATGGTAGCTCAGCAGTGAGCTTGGATTAGGGTTACATGGTTTGGGGTGTGAGCACTGGCAGCTTCCATGGCCATCAGAGTTCTGCTCAAACCCCACACAGTACTGCATCACAACATGCAACCCAACCACCACAAAGGCCACCAGAAGCACCACTGCTGCCGCCACCATAACCACCACCACTGTCACTGCCTCCACCACAACCTCCATAAGGAAGCTATCTATCGCCGCCACCATGGTCAGCAATAGCTCCCCTATGCAATAACCTCTAACCCTATCTAtctatcctttttctttttttctctataaAGGGTAAGTGACAAATATAATATTTGAGCCGAAGAACCTTATGATATACTGTCAAACAGCAGCCCTATCGATCTATCTTTGCTTGTGCTATTACTAAAGGGATCATAAAGACAACTATATACATGTGTGTAGTGAGAGGTCAACTCTTCCAATCATTTGATCATTTCTTTGGTATTTCTATCTGGAGTTTGATAATGGTAAATATTAGTTCATATCATTTGCAGTAAAATCCAGCTGAAACCACTATGCAAATAAAACTTGTTAGTAGTGAGGTGAGCAAAGATGGTTGTTATCAAGCATGTAACAAAGAATGGTTCCAAGGAATTATTAGACAAGATAAATAACACAACAGTAGCTAATCAGTTGCTGAACTTTCCCTTTAATAACTGATGCTAATGAGAGGAGCAGTGAAGCAGATGGGATTACAATCGATTTCAAGTACAACTAACCAAATATAAAATCAGCAAATAGCAAGTAAAAGGAGTCCTAATCAAAGACTATTATTGTGTCACCAAAGGATTTCTTCAAACAGACATTGTGATTAGAAATATTTCTCTAGTCTGCACACTCACTCAACATGATGCAAGAGAACTCTCAGCTTTCAGTATTCCACCCACAATATGGCTGTTGTTATCCATTCAGTAGCATATCTTGCACTCAACCTGAAGTCAGCTATCAGATCAAGTCTCCAATTCATACTTGAAATGTTCATATCAAAGTTACTGGAGCTTACAACTAGGGGAGGTAAGATATTTAGACTTGTTCAAGAAATGGCAGGGAGTTGACAAAGAAACTCTGTCAACTCCTTGGATTTATAGGAGTATATTGCTCACTTACAAAAGAATCACCACCAGTTTGCATGTGGTTTCTGATGTATTCGGATAAGCAACATGAACAATCATGCGAGAAGAGAGTGATATACAATCATGTGAGAAAGTGTGTAATTGCATGCATTTAATCTACACAAACCCTTTTGAGTCATTTACAGCATTGCTTCTCATTCATTAAAATCATTTAGCATTGCAGGAACAAGAACATAAGAAAGCTAGAAATGATTCTAATGGTGGAGTCCATATTACTCATAATCAGTTCGACCTTGTGTTAGATGCATGCATCAAGGTGAGATGTCCAAAAAATGAGATAAATCACATCCACATAATTCATAAAGAGCAAATCACTGTCTAAAATATTGCAGGCTGTTTTATTGAGAACATATTGAAAGATGTACAGAAGTCCTTCCAAGAATCAATTTCTTGTGATGTTGATAACAAACAATTAGAATTCTCAAATATGTAACTGAACAATATAGTTTTTTAACAGTGAAGGTAGTTCTCTATATACTTCACAGAATACTAACAGCTTCGGAAGAACTTTAGATTTGGATTCCACTGCAATTTCGTCGATCTAGTTGCCATGGATGCCAACTTGTAATAGGTATCGCATGTTACAGACCTCTCTATTTGTCAACTGAAAGAAAACCTAAAAATTATAGTACAAAGTCCAAACAATGCCAATGAACTGATTCTTTAGTGTCGACTCCACCACTGACTAAATTTATGGCATACCACATTTCCTCTATGATCGAGTTCTCTCAAGTTAGTGAATGTAGAGGCTAGTTAACTACAGATGATTACCAATCATGACCTCAATGCCTTTCTGCAATCGAGTAAGGAAGGCTCGATGCTAATCTCAATGCATTTACCATTTCTCGCATGCTATGTGCATCTCTGACCGACCTTCCTTACATGCAACAGATCAGTGCAACTGAAGAGCTATACTATGTTTCATGTTAAGCAAGCCTGGGGAATGTACATTATGAGTACTAGCATACCGTTGTGGTTTATTTTAGTTGTGTGAGTTCATCCTCAAGTTTACTGAACATCTGCTTTAGTCGAAGTGACGAATTCGATATAACGCTCTTCGTTATCCTCTTCTGATGTTTGGTGCTCTTCAGCCATGCAATCCCCAGTGATACGTGCACATCGCATGCCTTCAACTTGGGGGACAGATCATCTATTTGGTATCTCAAGTGAAGCTGCAGGCCACAGAAGAACCAGGTGATCACAAAAATGTTCAGAGAAAGCACCAGTGAAGAGCACATTCTCAGATATGTCAAGATTTGAAATATTTTAGTTTCTGAAAAGTATTCATACATTGAAATAGTCCCCAAGCAGCACACCTTGGAGGGCCATCACTTCTTCTACAAGCCATCCATTTTTATTGGGTAAAGGAGCTTTTTGCTGGGTGCTAGTCACTTCCCCCCCATAACGGGATAAATTCTtgtcaaatttaaaataaatttgcCTTTGGTACACATCTCCTTTAACTGCTTCCCATGGTGTTACGGAGTAGTCAACACAACCAACCTTTTCCATTACTCTTCGTTCCAATGAACTTCCATCAAATAACTCCATCAGTGTGTTGATCTGATAGCATGTTAAAGGTCATTTTGAAGATTCTCATACCTTGAGAATAAAAATGTGTAGATGACAGGAAAACAACTTACATCAACATCAACAGCAGAGGAGAAGACTTCTGACATGTTAGCATCCTCTAAGACTAAGAAAGATCCAATCTCTTCACCCTGCAAAGTTCTTGCTCCTGATTCTTCTTCAGCTATCTGCACCTTTTGTTCAGGGCTCAAGGCTCTTGCTTTCCACAGTGCCATGATTGTCCTGTTGGGCATTGCCGTGGCAATTTCAATTCATAATTATGAGATGATGTAGAACATGAACCTACAATCTACATTCCTAATTTCATTTAACTCTTAAGCATTACTAAAAGAAAATGTGACTTTTAAATGTCAAGCAGTAGCCAAACCAATAAATCAGAAGACTAAGTGGAAAACATATTGAATCTCAATAGATGAATGCATGCAAAAGATCTAAATTGAGAAACTGATGGTTGATTAACACAAAGTTAAAGAAAAGTAAGAAAATGATTTTCTTAATATGACTTTATGTAATATCTTAGACAAGTTTTTATCCATAAAATGCTATATAACATAATCTTAGACCAAAATTACCTGTTGGCTACACTAAATGACACAAATGACTGGAATTGAAACCTAAGTCTGCCATCTGGATCAAGCGCCTTAGCTCCATGCTTTGCATCCATGCCTCTGCCTCTCCGGAGAATAATCAGAAGAGATGGACCCCCCATCGTTGCCAATGATGGAGGAATTActtgtatatcatcaatatctTCCCAgagaaagaaaaactttgttttatGTCCAAAAAGGTTTGCATAGAAACCTATTATTCTGGGAGAGAGAAAAAGGCGACCCTGagaagaaaatgaaacaagaCTTTTAGACAAAaactaaaatatatcaaaatagcAAATATTGTCACACTATTTGTCGTCTGTCCAAGAAGAATGAAGTCCAAATGTTTCAATATAATATAGTGATTTGTGAACCCTAGACTGTTTCTGACTAAGACTGCACTAATTAGTAAAAATCCACAATGTTGTAATCATTCAAAATCCTAGTGTCATTTCCCAAGCatataaaagaagaaaatgaagTTTACACTTGAAGTTAAACAAGAGCTTAAGTGCAAAGGTAAGTATAAATATAAGCACCTGCATAGGCAGTTTGCGCTTCAAGTGACAAGTAAAATCATTGATCAGAAATTCTTCAGCTGGCAGACCAAACAGCTTCTGGAAAGCAGAATTTGTCTGTGGAGACCTCAATATTATCTACATGTTGAAATGAGCAGTTCATGTAAACATACTAAACTTGAAGTTTAAATCAATGAAGCGATATCTAATACAGAATCAAAATTTACCTTTTTCCCAACCTCTTTCTCCATTTTTGATATATACTCTGTGACAACATCATTGCCTCGTGTATTGTTTAAGAAAACCCTCAGATGCAACTTAGACTGGCATGCCTGAGCTAACTTACCCTGAAGAGGAATCCAAACATCTGCTAGGTCGGATAAATTAGATTTTAGAAAATTCACTTCAGCATGACCAAGGGATGTAGCTTCATCAAAAGGTCCATCAAAATCATAAACATCCACATTCATCATAGATGGGGGATCATCCATGGCATCAAATTCAAAGATTTCTGCAGAACTGACAGATAATTAGTACAACAAACATTCTATtgaaaatcaaaagcaaagtttaTTAGGGATGTACGTTGATCACCCTGTCATCAGTGTTCTCTATCATTTCATTCTATGCATACTCTAAATGGACCATCTAATAGTTCTGTGAGTGAAACCAAAATCTTCAGACAGATTGATAAAACGTTGCATATCAAGGGTAAAGCTTCCCAAAACTTTGACAAATTGTAATTTGATCCTTGAAAGTTGCCTTATATGATTGGATAGTCATTATTACTCAGAAACAGATTGCAAGACTGCAATGCGAAGGACATGGCAGCATCAAGCAATGACTAAGAATTTCTGGATACATGGAAACTGAACCTGTATCAGCATTCATATCCAGGATACCGGAATCTAAGTAAGAATATGGACATATGAGGAATACAAATTTATGTAACCATAATTGGACATATGAGGAATACACCAGGATTGTATAAGGATATGGATTCAGATGGATATTATTCAACTCAATTTCAACTCTCCCTAAATCTTGAGGGAACAGAAAAAGAATGCTGGTATAAGAGCATAAATATACTAAAGGCAGATTTAGCCAACTCAttgtttaatgaaaattttagtgGCAAATTGATGTGTAAACTGGTAGTCTGACATGTATTCAATTTTACATGTGGGCTTCTAATTTGATGTCACAACAGAAGCTGACTTGTTGCAGTTGTTCATGTTGAGCAACTAGTCATGTGAAATTGTGAATAACAAAATCAGGCACCAAGTTATTTGAATGATTACCGTTCCACTGAGGATCCAGTGTTTGGAACTTAATTGAGCTTGTTTTTGTTTTACCATTGCATGTAAAGACAACATAAGGATCAGAATATCCAGTTGAATCCACAGCTGCTAAATTACTACCCTCAATCAAAGCAACAGTTAGTAACCAACCATCCCCTTGTGCTTTGATCCCATGATCACTGCCTGCATCAATAACAATAAGTTACTTCCTAGAGCATAAGATAATACCAGTTAATGGCAAAACAGGTCAGAATTTAGATGAGATGAGTTCAGAAAGTAGAAAGATGCaagtgatcataatatttttttttgcctGAGAAACAAAGGCTATagtcaaaagaagaagaagaccttgTTTTTAATTATAAGAAGATTAAGTTCATAAAGGTGACAGTGCAAGTGAGGGCTTTAATCCACACAATTATCATGATGAACAATTAAATAGACACTGTTCATGCATCAACAATACCAGGTTTGTGCATGTCCAAAGGGTATCAGACGGTGTCAGAGCTCCTAAAAAGTTAATCCATTAAAGCTTACATTATTGTGGCACAGTGATACAATTACACACTTTTGTACAAAAACAGAATAATGTTGCAAATCTTTGTATAATGTACATCTCTGATCGATAATAAGTTAGAGAACATGATCTGGAAAGTTGctgtggcatatatatatatatatatatatatatatatatatataatccaaaaaatatattagaattacAACACTGTGCTACCCTGAAATGTTGATTTTGTTATTTCTGAGCTAAATATAAAGGGATTACTGTATAAAATGAAGAGAGAATCTTATATTTCACTGCAATAACTTTTGGATAATAAGCATTCATATATTAAATGAATTTATGGAAGTTGAGGTTGCTTTCAGAACCAAAATAATGTGGGAAACCATGACCATTATTACCAAGAATCAAGTATTGAAACAGGATAGTTCTACAAAAAAACAATCAAAAGTAAATAAAAGTATTTTTACCTCTTTGCTTCCTTGCCTGTAGGAAACGTCCGACCCTATTTAGAACACGTTCTCCTTGTAGAACAAGAACCCCACAAACGACAATCTCACCAATTGAATCTGGGAGATCTAAGCCAGGGAACTCAAGCCCTTGAATTGTGCTAGGATTTGCAAGCAAGAGGTGGGCAAGAACATATAAGACTGCAAAGACAGAAGATATGACAGTGAAATTTCCAAAGAATCGACATGCCAATTTCCAGTCTGACTCCTGCTCAGCTTGCATAGAAGCTAGGATCTGCTCCTTGCTAGATGCAGTTTCTTTTAAATCAACCGGTTTTATACTCTGGGAGAGCAACTCAGCAAACTGTATATAGCTGTCCTTCAAACCTTGCCTTGCTCCATTTTCAATCATTCCCTTCATCATAGTGCTCTGTAGGAAATTTGTGCGCCAGGATATTACCAGACGAGACGATTGTCCTTCAGAAGACAATTCAGGCCCTGGCATTATGCAGAAGAGAAGCTCTGTCCTGAAACTGCTGCCGAAAGGAACATCAGGTGTGCTCACACTTGCTAAAACAGCAAAAAATTTCCCATCAGCCTTTAAATAAGTCTGCTCCTCTGTAGCTGTCACAGCCTTTACTAATTTAGTTGCAGCTTTTGTGTATGTAACAACTCTTTTCAAGCTCTCCCCACCATTTTCAAGTCTCCAAGGTTCAGCTTGAAAACCAGTGGTTCCTTGAACCTCAGCCAGTGATTGCCAAAAATTTGAACTCGGTGAAAAGAGAAAGGAGTTTAGATCACCTGGAGCAACAGAATAAGATTGGTCAAGAAGTACACCTCCTGGCAAATTTGCAGGCATTTCACTTTGAACCTTTGATTCCATAGTTttcaataattcatcaaatgggaGATCGGCGCATGCTTCAACCATTTGGTCTTCACAATCTTCATCCGCTGGTACATCTTGCAATTTTTCTGAATAATCAACATCCCTAGTGGAAGAACATGTAGGCTCTACATTTTTCCCACCAAATAACTGAAACAGACGATCCACAAAAGTTCCTGCATTTGGTTTCTCTTCCTTAAGAGAATCCATTTCATTAAGCACTGGTGCAGCAGCTGATTCTGTATCATCATTTGAAGATAATGAATGCCTTCCCTTTGTTAACTCGCCTGATCTATCCGAATTTGATGCAAGATCATCAGAAATGATTCGTGTGCCAGAAGATGCTTCTTCAGTATTCTTCTGGTTCATAGATATGGTTAGACGAATTTCTCCTGCAGGATGAAGCCACAAAGACATACTTGGATCTGAACTGGTATATGAGTACAAAaaagatataattttataataaaattagttTTCGATCATACTTCCATTcagcaaagaaaaaaagaaatgaagGCCATCCCAAAGTAAGCATTAATGCCACAATATGGTAAGAGGATTTGTTTACTGGAGAAAATGCAATGGAGTATTTATTGATACAGCACAGCTTTTAATTCTACATCCTCATACATATTTGGATGATCTTAAATATGTATCAAACCATATCTCAGTCCACTTGCGTGCAAATAATATAAGCTTGCAACGATTGTACAATTAACCAGGAAAAACAACCCGATTGA
The window above is part of the Musa acuminata AAA Group cultivar baxijiao chromosome BXJ2-6, Cavendish_Baxijiao_AAA, whole genome shotgun sequence genome. Proteins encoded here:
- the LOC135581551 gene encoding probable WRKY transcription factor 34; the protein is MDDKTAMMEDWTLPNPSPRTLISNLLNEEFGSRSFSDLLSGKENETPPNAPETEKVDRVTKVEGGEASNDHPLEPNWSGAHKLNSHGGLAERMAASGFNVPKLNTACIGQANMDSSSSGVRSPYLTIPPGLSPTTLLESPVFLCNSLVQPSPTTGKFLFARNNNTGPLSVSVSAASIKRDDLLEDVPEAFAFKPPLESHSFYSSSEMKVAPDFGQPQTLSSMRVSIQSGDSKEMGTTEAGTTHVLNQQEFNLQESKDAIPDSFMSSDRSLPLDEQQEGDRDLRGELSSVAVGAPAEDGYNWRKYGQKQVKGSEYPRSYYKCTHLNCQVKKKVERSQEGHFTEIIYKGEHNHPKPPPNRRSGVLLSNPFNDAEIDGSDQPGSQMTTDSKPMWVGRNMGNEGHDWQGDLEATSSAHVTAECCDPSAAVQRRPDGPRLSSDAIDVSSTMSSGEDEDDQATHGSVSLGCDGEGDETESKRPKLDTSAIEMNAASRAVREPRVVVQTTSEVDILDDGYRWRKYGQKVVKGNPNPRSYYKCTHPGCNVRKHVERAAHDLKSVITTYEGKHNHDVPAARNSGHPSSSPSNTTSNAGPQPHGLLPRAESTQGGLVRFEGHAPLGTFGLPGMEQLRPPTSFSFAMGQPGLMNLAMAGFGPLAPTKMSVPPSVHSYIGHGPPVEGLMIPKGEPNEEPMPETRLPMLNGGPVYHQMTMNGVPLRPQL
- the LOC103986870 gene encoding C2 and GRAM domain-containing protein At1g03370 isoform X1; amino-acid sequence: MRLLVHVIEARNLLAMDLNGLSDPYVKLQLGKHRAKTKVVKKNLNPVWDEEFSFRVGDLNEELTVCVLDEDKYFTDDFLGQVKVPLSKVLDAENLTLGTTWYQLQPKGKKLKSKDCGEIRLTISMNQKNTEEASSGTRIISDDLASNSDRSGELTKGRHSLSSNDDTESAAAPVLNEMDSLKEEKPNAGTFVDRLFQLFGGKNVEPTCSSTRDVDYSEKLQDVPADEDCEDQMVEACADLPFDELLKTMESKVQSEMPANLPGGVLLDQSYSVAPGDLNSFLFSPSSNFWQSLAEVQGTTGFQAEPWRLENGGESLKRVVTYTKAATKLVKAVTATEEQTYLKADGKFFAVLASVSTPDVPFGSSFRTELLFCIMPGPELSSEGQSSRLVISWRTNFLQSTMMKGMIENGARQGLKDSYIQFAELLSQSIKPVDLKETASSKEQILASMQAEQESDWKLACRFFGNFTVISSVFAVLYVLAHLLLANPSTIQGLEFPGLDLPDSIGEIVVCGVLVLQGERVLNRVGRFLQARKQRGSDHGIKAQGDGWLLTVALIEGSNLAAVDSTGYSDPYVVFTCNGKTKTSSIKFQTLDPQWNEIFEFDAMDDPPSMMNVDVYDFDGPFDEATSLGHAEVNFLKSNLSDLADVWIPLQGKLAQACQSKLHLRVFLNNTRGNDVVTEYISKMEKEVGKKIILRSPQTNSAFQKLFGLPAEEFLINDFTCHLKRKLPMQGRLFLSPRIIGFYANLFGHKTKFFFLWEDIDDIQVIPPSLATMGGPSLLIILRRGRGMDAKHGAKALDPDGRLRFQFQSFVSFSVANRTIMALWKARALSPEQKVQIAEEESGARTLQGEEIGSFLVLEDANMSEVFSSAVDVDINTLMELFDGSSLERRVMEKVGCVDYSVTPWEAVKGDVYQRQIYFKFDKNLSRYGGEVTSTQQKAPLPNKNGWLVEEVMALQGVLLGDYFNLHLRYQIDDLSPKLKACDVHVSLGIAWLKSTKHQKRITKSVISNSSLRLKQMFSKLEDELTQLK
- the LOC103986870 gene encoding C2 and GRAM domain-containing protein At1g03370 isoform X2 is translated as MRLLVHVIEARNLLAMDLNGLSDPYVKLQLGKHRAKTKVVKKNLNPVWDEEFSFRVGDLNEELTVCVLDEDKYFTDDFLGQVKVPLSKVLDAENLTLGTTWYQLQPKGKKLKSKDCGEIRLTISMNQKNTEEASSGTRIISDDLASNSDRSGELTKGRHSLSSNDDTESAAAPVLNEMDSLKEEKPNAGTFVDRLFQLFGGKNVEPTCSSTRDVDYSEKLQDVPADEDCEDQMVEACADLPFDELLKTMESKVQSEMPANLPGGVLLDQSYSVAPGDLNSFLFSPSSNFWQSLAEVQGTTGFQAEPWRLENGGESLKRVVTYTKAATKLVKAVTATEEQTYLKADGKFFAVLASVSTPDVPFGSSFRTELLFCIMPGPELSSEGQSSRLVISWRTNFLQSTMMKGMIENGARQGLKDSYIQFAELLSQSIKPVDLKETASSKEQILASMQAEQESDWKLACRFFGNFTVISSVFAVLYVLAHLLLANPSTIQGLEFPGLDLPDSIGEIVVCGVLVLQGERVLNRVGRFLQARKQRGSDHGIKAQGDGWLLTVALIEGSNLAAVDSTGYSDPYVVFTCNGKTKTSSIKFQTLDPQWNEIFEFDAMDDPPSMMNVDVYDFDGPFDEATSLGHAEVNFLKSNLSDLADVWIPLQGKLAQACQSKLHLRVFLNNTRGNDVVTEYISKMEKEVGKKIILRSPQTNSAFQKLFGLPAEEFLINDFTCHLKRKLPMQGRLFLSPRIIGFYANLFGHKTKFFFLWEDIDDIQVIPPSLATMGGPSLLIILRRGRGMDAKHGAKALDPDGRLRFQFQSFVSFSVANRTIMALWKARALSPEQKVQIAEEESGARTLQGEEIGSFLVLEDANMSEVFSSAVDVDINTLMELFDGSSLERRVMEKVGCVDYSVTPWEAVKGDVYQRQIYFKFDKNLSRYGGEVTSTQQKAPLPNKNGWLVEEVMALQASLEIPNR